The following coding sequences are from one Chloroflexota bacterium window:
- the cmk gene encoding (d)CMP kinase, translating into MSAPAARGPIVTIDGPAAVGKTTVGRMLAESLGYLCLDSGLFYRAVALATVRADGDPDSADDALAAARSLRLRFAVDPSGRFAARAFNGDCDITEALISPEVDRTVSLVSRIPAVRAAMLEPQREALREGDIVALGRDIGTVVCPEADLKVYLDASPDVRARRRWKERRDAGGRMDIADIHENLLARDRIDSQRSIAPLRAASDAVIISTDACAPAEVVEAIRASMTDRGLIHAA; encoded by the coding sequence ATGAGCGCTCCCGCCGCGCGGGGCCCTATTGTCACTATCGACGGTCCGGCTGCCGTGGGCAAGACGACAGTCGGGCGCATGCTGGCCGAGTCTCTGGGCTACCTGTGCCTGGACAGCGGGCTGTTCTACCGTGCCGTGGCGCTGGCGACCGTGCGCGCCGACGGCGATCCAGACAGTGCGGACGATGCCCTGGCGGCCGCCCGCTCGCTCCGGTTGCGCTTTGCGGTCGACCCGTCCGGGAGGTTCGCGGCGCGCGCCTTCAACGGGGACTGCGATATCACCGAGGCGCTCATCAGCCCCGAGGTGGATCGCACCGTCTCGTTGGTTTCGCGGATTCCCGCGGTGCGAGCGGCGATGCTCGAGCCCCAGCGCGAGGCGCTCCGCGAGGGTGACATCGTGGCCCTTGGCCGCGACATCGGGACCGTGGTGTGCCCCGAAGCCGATCTCAAGGTCTACCTGGATGCCAGCCCGGACGTGCGCGCGCGGCGTCGCTGGAAAGAACGCCGGGACGCCGGGGGCCGGATGGACATCGCCGATATCCACGAAAACCTGTTGGCGCGGGACCGCATCGATTCGCAGCGATCGATCGCGCCGTTGCGGGCCGCGTCCGACGCCGTGATCATTTCCACCGATGCTTGCGCGCCGGCCGAGGTGGTGGAGGCCATCAGGGCGTCAATGACCGACCGGGGGTTGATCCATGCGGCCTGA
- a CDS encoding lysophospholipid acyltransferase family protein, with the protein MRPEVEWEARDTPRPAMWAYLSGRAFGRFVLFPLLFDMHVRGLEHVPSDGPLILASNHVSNFDPILVGTYVPRTTTFVAKQELYRVAPLALLWHWWGAVLVRRDGLDMRPLRMLLRILAEGGTVGMFPEGTRSRGKGLQRPLPGVAYLAVKSGVPILPVAVWGADSLNLKRRMVRGRPRVDIRVGPVMVPEVPAGRITREVLDQVGEDVMHSIAALLPERLRGVYAATSEGSVDG; encoded by the coding sequence ATGCGGCCTGAAGTCGAGTGGGAAGCCCGTGACACTCCGCGCCCGGCGATGTGGGCCTATCTCTCCGGGAGAGCCTTCGGTCGCTTTGTCCTGTTTCCACTGCTCTTCGATATGCACGTCCGCGGGCTGGAGCACGTGCCGTCGGACGGCCCATTGATCCTGGCGTCCAACCACGTGAGCAACTTCGATCCGATCCTGGTGGGGACCTATGTTCCGCGCACGACGACGTTCGTAGCCAAGCAGGAGCTTTACCGGGTGGCGCCGCTGGCCCTGCTTTGGCATTGGTGGGGCGCCGTGCTGGTCCGGCGCGACGGTCTGGACATGCGCCCGCTGCGCATGCTGCTGCGGATCCTGGCGGAAGGCGGGACGGTCGGCATGTTTCCCGAGGGCACGCGCAGCCGCGGCAAGGGCCTGCAGCGGCCCTTGCCCGGCGTGGCGTACCTGGCGGTGAAGAGCGGCGTGCCGATTCTTCCGGTGGCCGTCTGGGGCGCGGACAGCTTGAATCTCAAGCGGCGGATGGTGCGCGGCCGTCCCCGGGTTGACATCCGCGTGGGCCCGGTGATGGTTCCCGAGGTGCCCGCGGGCCGAATTACGCGCGAGGTGCTCGACCAGGTTGGCGAAGACGTGATGCACAGCATTGCGGCGCTGCTGCCGGAACGCTTGCGCGGGGTCTACGCCGCGACGAGCGAGGGATCCGTCGATGGCTGA
- the der gene encoding ribosome biogenesis GTPase Der, translating into MADGDRQLPLVALIGRPNVGKSTLFNRLVGERSAVVEPQPGTTRDRIYGELEWRGRAFAVVDTAGIAWHDPAPVAEAAVAQARAAADEADLVLVVTDVQTGVTELDGIVAREVLKRRRPHLLVVNKADHMDLRLDTGEFYALGLGEPTAISAMHGTATGDLLDAVAERLPAVAYAGEPDELPRLAIVGRPNVGKSSLLNALLGETRALVHDAPGTTRDSIDTLLEWEGRSIRLIDTAGIRRRGHIDSGVEYHSVLRAVRSIQRCDVGLLVVDAHEGATAQDAHVAGLVLEAGKGIVVLANKWDMLQDPERRKEVDFHLERVLHFLPEAPFLHTSALTGRGVPASVSAGLQVHEVRQTRVATGPLNRFLRAWAGRRGPPSRKGRQARFKYATQIGVSPPSFVTFFARPENVHPSYVRYLENGLREAFGFDGTPIVIRLRPS; encoded by the coding sequence ATGGCTGACGGCGATCGACAGCTTCCACTGGTGGCGCTGATCGGGCGGCCCAACGTCGGCAAGTCCACGCTGTTCAACCGGCTGGTCGGGGAACGCTCGGCGGTGGTCGAGCCGCAGCCGGGCACCACGCGCGATCGCATCTACGGCGAGCTGGAGTGGCGCGGACGCGCGTTCGCCGTTGTGGATACGGCGGGCATCGCCTGGCACGACCCGGCGCCAGTGGCCGAGGCGGCCGTGGCGCAGGCCAGGGCCGCCGCCGATGAAGCCGACCTGGTGCTGGTGGTCACGGACGTCCAGACCGGGGTGACGGAGCTGGACGGCATCGTGGCCCGCGAGGTGCTTAAGCGCCGGCGGCCGCACCTGCTGGTTGTCAACAAGGCCGACCACATGGATCTGCGGTTGGACACCGGCGAGTTTTACGCCCTTGGCCTTGGCGAACCGACGGCCATTTCCGCGATGCACGGCACCGCGACTGGCGACCTGCTGGATGCCGTGGCCGAGCGCCTGCCGGCCGTGGCCTATGCCGGCGAGCCCGATGAGTTGCCCCGATTGGCGATTGTGGGTCGCCCGAACGTCGGCAAGTCGTCGCTGCTCAATGCGCTGTTGGGTGAGACGCGGGCGCTGGTGCACGACGCGCCGGGGACGACGCGAGACAGCATCGACACCCTGCTGGAGTGGGAGGGCCGGTCCATCCGACTCATCGACACGGCGGGAATTCGGCGCCGGGGGCACATTGACTCGGGCGTGGAATACCACAGCGTGTTGCGGGCCGTGCGCTCGATTCAGCGCTGCGACGTGGGCCTGCTGGTGGTCGATGCGCACGAGGGCGCAACCGCGCAGGACGCGCACGTGGCCGGGCTCGTGCTCGAGGCCGGCAAGGGCATCGTCGTGCTCGCTAACAAATGGGACATGCTCCAAGACCCCGAGCGCCGCAAAGAGGTGGACTTCCACCTCGAGCGGGTTTTGCATTTCCTGCCGGAGGCGCCGTTTCTGCACACGTCCGCGCTCACCGGACGCGGCGTGCCGGCGAGCGTCAGCGCCGGGCTCCAGGTGCATGAAGTGCGGCAGACGCGCGTGGCGACGGGTCCGCTCAATCGGTTCTTGCGCGCCTGGGCCGGCCGGCGCGGTCCGCCCAGTCGCAAGGGACGCCAGGCGCGCTTCAAATACGCCACGCAGATCGGCGTCAGCCCGCCGTCCTTCGTGACGTTCTTCGCGCGGCCCGAAAACGTGCATCCCTCGTATGTGCGCTATCTCGAAAACGGGCTGCGCGAGGCATTCGGATTCGACGGCACGCCGATCGTCATCCGGCTGCGGCCGTCGTAG
- a CDS encoding glycerol-3-phosphate acyltransferase has protein sequence MSVGEILGAIGLVLGAYVVGSLPTGVLVCRVGFGIDVFAQGSRRSGATNVMRAVGFGPAALVIVGDLLKGFLPGLAARLIFGGDSIVPVLAVTAAVAGHNWSVFLRLRGGRGVVTSVGGLAAMVPIVAAIALPAGLLAAAISRYVSVGSLTGSLTALLSAVIFYAVAGWITGYDLLLAAGLAFFMFTQHIDNMRRIVAGKERRLPAWAGLIGGRNGRNRGSSLS, from the coding sequence ATGTCCGTGGGCGAGATACTCGGCGCGATCGGTCTTGTGCTCGGCGCCTACGTCGTTGGCTCGCTGCCGACCGGCGTGCTCGTGTGCCGGGTCGGATTCGGCATCGACGTGTTCGCGCAGGGCAGCCGACGGTCGGGCGCCACGAACGTCATGCGCGCGGTTGGGTTTGGACCGGCGGCGCTCGTGATCGTTGGCGATTTGCTAAAGGGGTTTCTTCCCGGGCTGGCGGCCCGCCTGATCTTCGGCGGGGACTCCATCGTGCCGGTGCTGGCGGTGACGGCAGCGGTCGCCGGACACAATTGGTCCGTCTTCTTGCGTCTCCGCGGCGGTCGCGGCGTGGTCACGTCGGTCGGCGGCTTGGCGGCGATGGTTCCGATCGTGGCTGCGATCGCGCTTCCGGCAGGTCTGCTGGCGGCGGCGATCAGCCGCTACGTCTCCGTGGGCTCGCTGACCGGCTCCCTGACCGCGCTGCTGAGTGCGGTCATCTTTTATGCCGTCGCCGGTTGGATCACGGGCTACGACCTGCTGCTGGCGGCCGGGCTCGCGTTCTTTATGTTCACGCAGCACATTGACAATATGCGACGAATCGTCGCCGGTAAGGAGCGACGGCTTCCGGCCTGGGCCGGCCTCATTGGCGGACGCAACGGGCGCAATCGAGGGTCGTCGCTGAGCTAA
- a CDS encoding NAD(P)H-hydrate dehydratase, whose protein sequence is MTRPQAVVRTSGAAFDRVVDVAGMRRLESATAPEIDLMHRAGMALAVAVHRRVGPLRGRVIAALVGPGDNGGDALIMARTLARGGAAVVCWASRARSADPLVDAARAAGVRWRVWAGDARPLARDIRAAACVVDGLLGIGSTPPLRGQVAEMLRALPEVSGQPRLAIDIPTGVDADSGQADPIAFRVSGTLATGPVKLGTVLHPGIDCAGAVEALDIGLAPQIAASGAPQIIDAATVRELAPARPLDAHKGTFGRVLIVGGSTAYRGAPALAGLAAQGAGAGVVTVASVEASVGACAAVAPAATFRVLPANADGCIGATLDAIEALGEPTALLVGPGLGRSASSDALACDLAASARHGTPTVVDADGLNALADEPARLGSLGPSTILTPHPGEMRRLLDLAETPRGADMLQATRELAALSGAVVIGKGSPTFVAADNRPFVLARPNPALAAAGSGDVLAGAVAALAAQGLRPLDAARLGVWLHARAAELAADGRAAGVAVERIAQQLGPALADTLEQDGAP, encoded by the coding sequence GTGACGCGACCGCAGGCTGTGGTGCGGACGTCGGGAGCGGCCTTCGACCGCGTGGTGGACGTCGCCGGCATGCGGCGACTCGAGTCGGCGACGGCGCCTGAGATCGACTTGATGCATCGTGCGGGGATGGCGCTCGCCGTTGCGGTTCACCGCCGCGTTGGTCCACTGCGCGGGCGCGTGATCGCGGCCCTGGTCGGCCCCGGCGACAACGGCGGCGATGCGCTCATCATGGCGCGCACGCTCGCCCGCGGGGGAGCCGCCGTCGTCTGCTGGGCATCGCGCGCGCGATCCGCTGATCCGTTGGTCGATGCGGCCCGCGCGGCCGGGGTGCGCTGGCGCGTCTGGGCAGGCGACGCGAGGCCGCTTGCGCGCGACATCCGGGCGGCGGCTTGCGTCGTGGACGGGCTGCTTGGCATCGGGAGCACGCCGCCGCTGCGCGGCCAGGTCGCGGAAATGCTGCGCGCGCTGCCGGAAGTCTCCGGCCAGCCTCGGCTCGCCATCGACATCCCGACCGGCGTGGACGCCGATTCCGGGCAAGCGGACCCCATCGCATTTCGCGTATCCGGCACCCTTGCCACCGGTCCCGTCAAGCTCGGCACAGTGCTGCACCCGGGCATCGACTGCGCGGGAGCGGTGGAGGCGCTCGACATCGGCCTCGCACCGCAGATTGCCGCCTCGGGCGCACCGCAGATCATCGATGCCGCCACAGTTCGAGAGCTCGCGCCGGCGCGACCGCTCGACGCGCACAAAGGCACGTTTGGCCGCGTGCTGATCGTGGGCGGATCGACCGCCTATCGCGGCGCGCCCGCTCTCGCGGGCCTGGCGGCTCAGGGCGCCGGAGCCGGCGTCGTGACCGTCGCTTCCGTGGAAGCGTCGGTTGGCGCCTGCGCGGCCGTGGCGCCCGCGGCCACCTTTCGCGTACTGCCGGCGAACGCCGACGGCTGCATCGGCGCAACGCTGGACGCCATCGAGGCGCTGGGCGAACCGACAGCGCTGCTGGTGGGTCCCGGTCTTGGCCGAAGCGCGAGCAGCGATGCGCTGGCGTGTGATCTTGCGGCCAGCGCACGGCACGGTACCCCCACCGTCGTCGACGCCGACGGGCTCAACGCGCTCGCCGATGAGCCCGCGCGGTTAGGGTCGCTGGGTCCGAGCACGATTCTCACGCCGCACCCGGGCGAGATGCGCCGCCTTCTCGATCTCGCCGAAACCCCGCGCGGAGCCGACATGTTGCAAGCCACGCGCGAGCTTGCGGCCCTCAGTGGCGCGGTCGTGATCGGCAAAGGCTCGCCGACGTTCGTGGCCGCTGACAACCGGCCTTTTGTCCTTGCGCGGCCCAATCCCGCGCTGGCCGCGGCAGGATCTGGCGACGTGCTGGCCGGCGCCGTGGCCGCGCTGGCCGCGCAGGGCCTTCGACCGCTCGATGCCGCGCGTCTCGGCGTGTGGCTCCACGCCCGAGCGGCTGAGCTCGCCGCGGACGGCCGCGCGGCGGGGGTCGCGGTGGAGAGAATCGCCCAGCAGCTTGGGCCGGCGCTGGCGGACACGCTTGAGCAGGACGGCGCCCCGTAG
- the acpS gene encoding holo-ACP synthase yields the protein MSGHRVRTGVDLIEIERIRQAHRRYGSRFLNRIYTPAEQARCRGRADELAARFAAKEAVSKALGTGMRGVLWKEIEVVNDPRGKPLVRLYGAAERRAAELGITDLDISLTHSRDQAIAFVVALSGP from the coding sequence GTGAGCGGCCATCGCGTCCGCACCGGCGTCGACCTGATCGAGATCGAGCGCATCCGCCAGGCGCACCGCCGCTATGGCTCGCGGTTTCTCAACCGCATCTACACGCCCGCCGAGCAGGCGAGATGCCGCGGGCGCGCGGACGAGCTGGCCGCGCGCTTTGCGGCCAAGGAAGCCGTGTCCAAGGCGCTGGGCACGGGCATGCGCGGCGTGCTGTGGAAGGAGATCGAGGTCGTGAACGATCCGCGCGGCAAGCCGCTCGTGCGCCTCTACGGCGCCGCCGAGCGACGGGCAGCCGAGCTCGGCATCACCGACCTCGACATCAGCCTCACCCACAGCCGCGATCAGGCCATCGCCTTCGTCGTGGCGCTCAGCGGCCCGTGA
- a CDS encoding FecR domain-containing protein translates to MRTETEIASRQAARETEAYRGMQRLAWVALIASLVVCVALAVFVPRGIGAALGLVQEARGSRAVVLEGTVLFQPPAAATWRQLAPTADLPEGTRLRTDDRSRVLVSLPDGSTLLLYNETELALQRMQFGRFNERSQDSVVRLFTGHVRIGVSRHPRIPDRAITVLVDDGRLDLAEGSYLVERPVEGPSHVAVRVGEASLSLGSRSLHLTSQSRAEFSMASGLVGPLPIERDLIQDSLFATDIGNGPWWSFFDTEAGPAGRVEVFDGTLRFVRSSEGIPIDRHGESGVMQLLDIDTRDLMTLRLRLEARTDAQSLSGGGTAGTEYPLMVRLVYVDDQGGEQIWGAGFYHQNDDGLSVKLGQQVPRGQWTTLDVDDLLGALQPPPVKLRRIELLGSGWEYDSSIRRVEITGH, encoded by the coding sequence ATGCGCACGGAGACGGAAATAGCGTCACGCCAGGCAGCCCGCGAGACTGAGGCCTACCGCGGCATGCAGCGGCTCGCGTGGGTCGCGCTCATCGCGTCGCTCGTTGTCTGCGTTGCGCTGGCGGTCTTTGTGCCGCGTGGGATCGGCGCGGCGCTTGGCCTGGTGCAAGAAGCGCGGGGCAGCCGAGCTGTCGTCCTCGAGGGAACCGTGCTCTTTCAGCCGCCCGCAGCCGCCACGTGGCGTCAGCTCGCGCCGACGGCCGACCTGCCCGAGGGAACGCGGCTTCGAACGGATGACCGCTCCCGCGTGCTCGTGAGCCTTCCCGACGGAAGCACCCTGCTGCTTTATAACGAGACCGAGCTGGCCCTCCAACGCATGCAATTCGGACGATTCAACGAGCGCTCGCAAGACTCGGTCGTGCGGCTGTTCACCGGGCACGTGCGCATCGGCGTGAGCCGGCACCCGCGAATCCCCGACCGCGCGATCACGGTGCTCGTCGACGATGGTCGACTGGACCTCGCGGAGGGGAGCTACCTCGTCGAGCGCCCGGTCGAAGGCCCTAGCCACGTGGCGGTGCGCGTCGGTGAGGCCAGCCTGAGCCTTGGCAGTCGCTCGCTTCACCTCACCAGTCAATCGCGGGCGGAGTTCAGCATGGCCTCCGGCCTCGTTGGGCCGCTGCCGATCGAGCGAGACCTGATCCAAGACTCGCTGTTCGCCACCGACATCGGCAACGGTCCGTGGTGGAGCTTCTTCGACACCGAGGCCGGGCCGGCGGGCCGGGTTGAAGTTTTCGACGGAACCCTCCGCTTTGTGCGCTCCAGCGAGGGCATTCCGATTGATCGGCACGGCGAGAGTGGCGTCATGCAGCTGCTCGACATCGATACGCGTGATCTCATGACCCTGCGGTTGCGTCTGGAAGCGCGGACGGACGCTCAGAGCCTGTCCGGCGGCGGCACGGCCGGTACCGAGTATCCGCTGATGGTTCGCTTGGTCTATGTGGACGATCAAGGCGGCGAGCAGATCTGGGGCGCGGGGTTCTACCACCAGAACGATGACGGTCTCAGCGTGAAGCTGGGTCAGCAGGTACCCCGCGGCCAATGGACCACGCTCGACGTGGACGATCTTCTCGGGGCCCTGCAGCCGCCGCCCGTGAAGCTGCGCCGAATCGAGTTGCTCGGCAGCGGTTGGGAGTACGACTCCTCGATTCGCCGCGTTGAAATAACCGGGCACTGA
- a CDS encoding acylphosphatase, protein MPRLAATVYGRVQGVAFRYFVQTQGRRLGLGGYVRNRADGHSVEVCAEGRREDLESLLGQLRVGPPGARVVQIDAAWPAETGEFTGFSIRT, encoded by the coding sequence GTGCCTCGCCTTGCCGCGACGGTGTATGGCCGGGTGCAGGGTGTCGCGTTTCGCTACTTCGTCCAAACGCAAGGTCGGCGACTCGGCCTAGGCGGATACGTCCGTAATCGAGCCGACGGACACTCAGTCGAAGTCTGCGCCGAGGGCCGTCGGGAAGACCTCGAATCACTGCTCGGGCAGTTGCGCGTCGGCCCGCCCGGTGCTCGCGTGGTGCAGATCGACGCCGCTTGGCCGGCGGAAACCGGTGAATTCACGGGCTTTTCAATTCGAACCTAA
- the ruvB gene encoding Holliday junction branch migration DNA helicase RuvB, with protein MTERIVAADAGGEDRSLETTLRPVSLADDEFIGQPRVKRGLRLMIAAALQRGEPIDHILLAGPPGLGKTTLANIIATEMEGRLHVTSGPALERPGDLAATLSSMEPGEVLFIDEIHRLGKTVEEILYPAMEDFALDIVVGAGKPHARTYRLDLPRFTVVGATTRHGQLTPALSDRFGESYRLDFYSPDECAQIVRRSARILGVHVVPAGAAAIARRARGTARVCNRLLRRVRDFAEVEADGVVTQAVANQALEDMGVDPHGLDSMDRRILTTIIESYAGGPVGLQSLAATVAEEVTTLESHYEPYLLQAGFLARTSRGRVATPKAYEHLGFTKGDSGTQQGSLL; from the coding sequence GTGACCGAACGCATCGTCGCCGCCGATGCCGGCGGTGAGGATCGCAGTCTCGAAACCACCCTCCGCCCCGTCAGCCTCGCGGACGACGAGTTCATCGGGCAGCCGCGCGTCAAGCGCGGCCTGCGCCTGATGATCGCCGCGGCACTGCAACGCGGCGAGCCCATCGACCACATCTTGCTCGCCGGACCTCCGGGCCTGGGCAAGACCACCCTGGCCAACATCATCGCCACCGAGATGGAAGGCCGGCTGCACGTCACGTCCGGGCCGGCGCTCGAACGCCCCGGCGATCTCGCCGCCACCTTGAGCAGCATGGAACCCGGCGAGGTCCTGTTCATCGATGAGATTCACCGGCTGGGAAAGACGGTCGAGGAGATCCTCTATCCCGCCATGGAGGACTTCGCGCTGGACATCGTGGTCGGCGCAGGCAAGCCGCACGCACGCACCTATCGGCTCGACCTGCCGCGGTTCACCGTCGTTGGCGCCACGACGAGGCACGGCCAGCTCACGCCGGCGCTGAGCGATCGTTTCGGCGAGTCCTATCGCCTCGACTTCTACTCGCCCGACGAGTGCGCCCAGATCGTGCGGCGCTCGGCGAGGATTCTCGGCGTCCACGTCGTGCCCGCCGGGGCCGCGGCGATTGCGCGGCGGGCGCGCGGCACGGCGCGAGTCTGCAACCGGCTGCTGCGCCGCGTGCGCGACTTTGCCGAGGTCGAGGCGGACGGCGTGGTAACCCAGGCCGTGGCCAACCAGGCGCTCGAAGACATGGGCGTCGATCCCCATGGCCTCGACAGCATGGACCGCCGAATCTTGACCACCATCATCGAGTCCTACGCTGGCGGCCCCGTCGGTCTTCAATCCCTGGCCGCCACGGTGGCCGAGGAAGTCACGACCTTGGAGTCCCACTACGAGCCATACCTGCTGCAAGCCGGCTTCCTGGCGCGGACGTCTCGCGGCCGCGTCGCCACTCCCAAGGCCTACGAGCACCTGGGATTCACCAAGGGCGACTCCGGCACGCAGCAGGGCTCGCTGCTCTAA
- the ruvA gene encoding Holliday junction branch migration protein RuvA, whose protein sequence is MIGYLEGLVIRTGDDSLVIKVHGTGLGLEVVVPARARRSPGQPVELHTHTHIASDGAILAGFGSAQELETYRHLLDVTGVGPRMAVRVLSSHPVDRIVQALDEEDPRPFQAVSGIGRKLANRIILELRGKLVPEPGIRLGPTGADEALDALVGLGYTRVEAQLALEQIAGEDLDVADRIAAALRILGMRVTP, encoded by the coding sequence ATGATCGGCTACCTGGAGGGTCTGGTCATCCGCACCGGCGACGACTCGCTGGTCATAAAGGTCCACGGCACGGGTCTCGGATTGGAAGTCGTGGTTCCGGCGCGGGCGCGCCGGTCGCCCGGGCAGCCGGTGGAACTCCACACGCACACCCACATCGCGTCTGACGGGGCAATTCTTGCCGGCTTCGGCTCCGCGCAGGAGTTGGAGACGTATCGCCACCTGCTTGACGTCACCGGCGTGGGGCCGCGGATGGCCGTGCGGGTGCTCTCCAGTCATCCGGTGGACCGCATCGTGCAGGCCCTCGACGAGGAAGATCCCCGTCCATTCCAGGCGGTCTCGGGCATCGGGCGCAAGCTGGCCAACCGCATCATTCTCGAGCTGCGGGGCAAGCTGGTTCCCGAGCCGGGGATTCGACTGGGACCGACGGGAGCCGATGAGGCGCTCGACGCGCTGGTCGGGCTCGGCTACACGCGTGTCGAGGCGCAGCTGGCGCTCGAGCAGATCGCCGGAGAAGACCTGGACGTGGCGGATCGCATCGCCGCGGCGTTGCGCATCCTCGGCATGCGGGTCACACCGTGA
- the ruvC gene encoding crossover junction endodeoxyribonuclease RuvC, translating into MPDRVTLGIDPGTARCGFGIVAGPHQARALDSGCITTRAKDPLGTRLATIRDALAELVERYPVTDIALERLGYARRLTTAAQVAYATGVVHLVAADRGLSVEEYAPKEIKLAVAGYGAAEKDAVQAMVVRLLRMAAPPTSDHAADALATAICHQHSIRARTLERTLGVR; encoded by the coding sequence ATGCCTGATCGGGTGACGCTGGGTATCGATCCCGGGACGGCGCGCTGTGGCTTCGGAATCGTCGCGGGACCGCACCAGGCGAGGGCCTTGGACTCGGGGTGCATCACCACGCGGGCCAAGGACCCGCTCGGAACCCGCCTGGCCACCATCCGCGACGCGCTCGCGGAGCTTGTCGAGCGATATCCGGTCACCGACATTGCGCTCGAGCGCTTGGGGTATGCCCGCCGACTGACAACCGCCGCGCAGGTCGCCTATGCCACGGGCGTGGTTCACCTGGTGGCGGCCGACCGTGGGCTGTCGGTGGAAGAGTATGCGCCGAAGGAAATCAAGCTCGCCGTGGCCGGCTACGGCGCCGCCGAGAAGGACGCCGTGCAAGCCATGGTGGTCCGGCTGCTGCGCATGGCCGCGCCACCGACCTCCGACCACGCCGCCGACGCGCTGGCGACGGCGATCTGCCACCAGCACTCGATCCGCGCGCGCACGCTCGAGCGCACCCTGGGCGTCCGATGA
- a CDS encoding YebC/PmpR family DNA-binding transcriptional regulator — protein MSGHSKWSQIKRQKAANDAKRGQLYTKIGREITVAVQDGGPDPSGNFRLEQALAKARAANMPKDTIERSIQRGAGGGPGEGASLIELTYEAYGPAGVGLLIEVVTDNRNRAVAEVRNAVGSLGGRFADSGSVAWQFEARGSLAVAVGDADPEEIELTAIDAGALDVEAANGTVHVSTPAADLARMRRELSDAGYRITSADLVHEPTTPMPLEAAKAAQAMRMAEALEELDDVQRVYTTLEISDDLLAQLAS, from the coding sequence ATGTCCGGCCATTCCAAGTGGTCGCAAATCAAGCGCCAGAAAGCCGCGAACGACGCAAAGCGCGGGCAGCTCTACACCAAGATCGGGCGCGAGATCACGGTGGCCGTGCAAGACGGCGGCCCCGACCCCAGCGGAAACTTCCGGCTCGAGCAGGCGCTCGCCAAAGCCCGTGCCGCGAACATGCCCAAGGACACGATCGAGCGCTCGATCCAGCGCGGCGCCGGCGGCGGTCCCGGTGAGGGCGCCTCGCTAATCGAGCTCACCTACGAGGCCTACGGTCCCGCGGGCGTCGGGCTGCTGATCGAAGTGGTCACGGACAATCGCAATCGCGCCGTCGCGGAGGTGCGCAACGCCGTAGGAAGTCTCGGGGGCCGGTTTGCCGACTCCGGCTCGGTGGCGTGGCAGTTCGAGGCGCGCGGCAGCCTGGCGGTTGCGGTTGGGGACGCCGATCCAGAGGAAATCGAGTTGACGGCCATCGACGCCGGCGCCCTGGACGTCGAGGCGGCCAACGGCACGGTGCACGTGTCCACGCCGGCGGCGGACCTGGCGCGCATGCGCCGCGAGCTCAGCGACGCCGGGTACCGGATCACCTCCGCTGATTTGGTCCATGAGCCGACCACGCCGATGCCGTTGGAGGCCGCCAAGGCGGCGCAGGCCATGCGCATGGCGGAAGCGTTGGAGGAACTCGACGACGTGCAGCGCGTCTACACCACGTTGGAGATCAGCGACGACCTGCTCGCGCAGCTGGCCTCCTAG